Proteins from a genomic interval of Thamnophis elegans isolate rThaEle1 chromosome 2, rThaEle1.pri, whole genome shotgun sequence:
- the LOC116504307 gene encoding lysozyme-like — MDGYRNISLEDWICMVAHESNFDTQAVGRINRNGSRDYGIFQINSRYWCNHNRGRTSTGCNKICSGMAGEKTAMEEICQDGLGAATSETDLPSISVSPRRRKTVRLERQLPRKTSVKMDSELQPLRLIFLHFSSSSWDENC; from the exons ATGGATGGATATCGCAATATCAGCTTGGAAGACT GGATCTGTATGGTTGCTCATGAGAGCAACTTTGACACCCAAGCTGTGGGTAGGATAAACAGGAATGGCAGTCGCGACTATGGGATTTTCCAAATAAACAGCCGCTATTGGTGCAACCATAACCGGGGCCGTACATCTACTGGCTGCAATAAGATTTGTAGTG GTATGGCTGGAGAGAAAACTGCCATGGAAGAGATCTGTCAAGATGGACTCGGGGCTGCAACCTCTGAGACTGATCTTCCTTCAATTTCTGTTTCTCCTCGGAGGAGGAAAACG GTGCGGCTGGAACGGCAACTGCCAAGGAAGACATCTGTCAAAATGGACTCGGAGCTGCAACCTCTGAGACTGATCTTCCTgcatttctcttcctcctcctgggatgaaaactgttag
- the LOC116504305 gene encoding olfactory receptor 13H1-like has protein sequence MGENRIGTSNESLVTKFILIGFSEYPRAQIILFCFLLMVYLISFLGNGLIVMLIIADSRLHTPMYFFICVLSTVDFIIINNALPEVLVNCFIYRPTISFSRCLVQMYIGLFLVIAECIILAVMAYDRMAAICQPLYYTQIMSWKLCFYLVAMSVALAFMSTLTAVLLQPTDFCGHHTINHFGCELQSLLKLACSNTVSELFMHIFSFFLLFPPCGFIVVTYVRIGLAIRRISSSQGRRKAFSTCSSHLAVVSVFYGTIMIMYLRPEGKSISENDKVISLAYGALTPMLNPLIYSLRNKDVKGAFWKLVQRKIQV, from the coding sequence atgggagaaaatagaataggaacttCAAATGAATCACTGGTGACGAAATTCATCCTGATCGGATTTTCAGAATATCCCAGAGCTCAGATTATTCTCTTTTGCTTCCTCTTGATGGTCTATCTCATTAGCTTTCTTGGCAATGGACTCATCGTCATGTTGATCATTGCTGACTCCCGGCTTCATACCCCCATGTATTTCTTCATTTGTGTCCTTTCCACAGTAGACTTTATTATTATCAACAATGCACTTCCTGAGGTTTTAGTGAACTGCTTCATCTACAGGCCCACAATTTCTTTCTCCAGATGTTTAGTCCAAATGTACATAGGCTTATTTCTAGTTATAGCAGAGTGCATCATTTTGGCAGTCATGGCATATGATCGCATGGCAGCTATATGCCAGCCGTTATACTACACGCAGATCATGAGTTGGAAATTATGCTTTTATCTAGTAGCCATGTCAGTGGCCCTTGCCTTCATGTCAACATTGACCGCCGTACTCTTGCAGCCCACTGACTTCTGTGGCCATCACACCATCAACCATTTTGGATGTGAGCTGCAATCTTTACTGAAACTGGCTTGTTCCAACACAGTCAGTGAGCTCTTTATGCATATCTTCAGCTTCTTTCTGCTATTCCCTCCCTGTGGCTTCATAGTTGTGACATACGTCCGCATAGGCCTGGCTATACGACGTATCAGTTCTAGCCAGGGACGCAGAAAAGCCTTCTCCACTTGTAGTTCTCACCTTGCTGTGGTCAGTGTCTTTTATGGAACAATCATGATCATGTACTTGAGACCTGAAGGGAAATCCATTTCTGAAAATGACAAGGTCATATCCTTAGCATACGGGGCTCTGACTCCCATGCTCAATCCTCTGATCTACAGCCTGAGAAACAAGGATGTCAAGGGGGCATTTTGGAAGCTGGTTCAAAGAAAAATCCAGGTATGA